A single genomic interval of Eurosta solidaginis isolate ZX-2024a chromosome 3, ASM4086904v1, whole genome shotgun sequence harbors:
- the LOC137243199 gene encoding phospholipase A1 isoform X3: MHGFSESATGENQSSQRLKDAFLKSGNYNVILVDWSPLTALPWYTNAVENLPSAARFIARFLRFLVASGYQTRLIHLIGFSLGAEVAGFVGKQLLEWGVVLPRITGLDPPLPLFESYNGNHHLTHTCAHFVDVIHTDGGLLGNAEPMGHADFYPNGGRALQPGCVRQEIGNNRWLGIISELQRISYNFVGCSHQRAWEYFLESIERPYGFPVESCEPTKVSKKCKYGNGRAFMGMAADRRLRGKFFLVTNDAPPYGRDAETSLAKYPSATTTKTTQLPLLPAVEKINVARGYDANTLRETRHTKAATTISTVSNAPTKTITGRKVANAKRI; encoded by the exons CTTTTTTGAAATCGGGCAATTACAATGTCATCCTCGTCGATTGGAGTCCTCTGACTGCGCTGCCTTGGTACACAAATGCTGTCGAAAATTTGCCGTCGGCAGCTCGTTTTATCGCACGTTTCTTGCGTTTTCTTGTCGCTAGCGGCTACCAAACACGGCTTATTCATTTGATTGGTTTCAGTTTGGGCGCCGAAGTGGCGGGTTTTGTTGGCAAGCAGCTGTTGGAATGGGGTGTGGTGTTGCCGCGCATAACTG GCCTAGATCCTCCACTCCCCCTTTTCGAATCATATAATGGCAATCACCACTTAACACACACATGCGCCCATTTTGTTGATGTTATACACACAGATGGCGGTTTACTGGGTAATGCCGAGCCAATGGGACATGCCGATTTCTATCCAAATGGTGGACGTGCATTACAACCAGGCTGTGTGAGGCAAGAGATAGGAAATAATCGATGGTTGGGCATTATCAGTGAGTTGCAgagaatttcatataattttg TCGGTTGTAGTCATCAGCGCGCTTGGGAATATTTTCTAGAGTCAATCGAACGGCCATATGGATTTCCGGTGGAAAGCTGCGAGCCAACGAAAGTATCTAAGAAATGCAAATATGGTAATGGGCGCGCCTTTATGGGTATGGCCGCAGATCGAAG ACTGCGTGGAAAATTCTTTTTGGTAACAAATGATGCTCCTCCCTATGGACGCGATGCTGAAACATCACTAGCAAAATATCCCAGCgcaacaacaactaaaacaacACAATTGCCACTATTGCCAGCTGTAGAGAAAATTAATGTGGCTCGTGGCTATGACGCGAATACCTTAAGGGAAACAAGGCATACAAAAGCGGCGACAACAATATCAACAGTGTCGAATGcgccaacaaaaacaataactggAAGGAAAGTAGCGAATGCGAaaagaatataa